A DNA window from Clavibacter sepedonicus contains the following coding sequences:
- a CDS encoding DsbA family protein yields the protein MSGTPPAHEPHGGHRRRREAAREKARLNRMKQRRRDVVGRYAIRGGIAAALVAVVVVVGLIVVQGARPAGPGPQNMASDGILIGKDLAASPTQALDPEQDPVPTESQAAGVAHIRVYVDYLCTACKEFQDTNGAQMEGWLQSGAATVEIHPVAILTSKSQAYSLRAANAAACVADTAPDDFWAFNSALFAEQPAEQSTGLSDDRIVELAGQAGAGSSDVAKCISDQRFQSWVNAATDRVLDGDIPDSNVDKVVGAPIIVVGDRQYTGQPDDAKAFAAFVLQAAGQDATTTPTPTPSPSETPTTAP from the coding sequence ATGAGCGGCACGCCGCCCGCGCACGAACCGCACGGCGGTCACCGACGACGCCGCGAGGCCGCGCGCGAGAAGGCGCGGCTCAACCGGATGAAGCAGCGCCGCCGCGACGTCGTGGGCCGGTACGCGATCCGCGGCGGCATCGCCGCGGCCCTCGTCGCCGTGGTCGTCGTAGTCGGCCTCATCGTCGTCCAGGGCGCGCGGCCCGCGGGGCCCGGGCCCCAGAACATGGCGAGCGACGGCATCCTCATCGGCAAGGACCTCGCCGCGTCCCCCACGCAGGCCCTCGACCCCGAGCAGGATCCCGTGCCGACCGAGTCGCAGGCCGCGGGCGTCGCCCACATCCGCGTCTACGTCGACTACCTCTGCACCGCGTGCAAGGAGTTCCAGGACACGAACGGCGCGCAGATGGAAGGCTGGCTCCAGTCCGGCGCGGCCACCGTCGAGATCCACCCGGTGGCGATCCTCACCAGCAAGTCGCAGGCCTACTCGCTGCGAGCGGCCAACGCGGCCGCGTGCGTCGCCGACACCGCACCCGACGACTTCTGGGCCTTCAACTCGGCGCTGTTCGCCGAGCAGCCGGCCGAGCAGAGCACGGGCCTCAGCGACGACCGCATCGTCGAGCTCGCCGGGCAGGCGGGCGCCGGCTCGTCCGACGTCGCGAAGTGCATCTCCGACCAGCGGTTCCAGTCGTGGGTCAACGCCGCGACCGACCGCGTCCTGGACGGCGACATCCCCGACTCGAACGTCGACAAGGTGGTGGGCGCGCCGATCATCGTGGTGGGCGACCGCCAGTACACGGGCCAGCCCGACGACGCGAAGGCGTTCGCCGCGTTCGTGCTCCAGGCCGCCGGCCAGGACGCCACGACGACTCCCACGCCGACGCCCTCGCCCAGCGAGACGCCGACCACCGCGCCGTAG
- a CDS encoding sensor histidine kinase, with amino-acid sequence MRPVHDYVSDKWNNVSLRTKITSVTVLLLLLGLLVSGAGTMYLLRQQMVSQLDAQLRVTITQLPKVLNTDATMPDTFTQDDVATADPAWFVVLLDAQGDVLADNWTGDSAEHPRVFGLDLARASQINNEIVVFSDNSGKKAWHGIVRVSQNASPDAMEYSTLVVARPLEQVDDLVATYIVIFASFGLAVVVLGAAVTRMLVTSTFGPLREVERTAAAIAGGDFSQRLGGATPNTEVGRLNRSLNMMLSRIDRAFADRAKTIDQMRRFVGDASHELRTPLVSVRGYAELYRMGALQTPEDVSQAMERIEKEAIRMGGLVEDLLELARLDETKPLQLAPVDLYPIARDAALDAMASSQTRTVTALPPVLVNPVGPMLDADGLESTQDLSPEAPRGSGTTAGNDATGPIAFAGATLSRFRARRSRRPGETSTDALSPARPGDDDARVPAEGFAMVQAEENKIRQVVTNLIGNAVRFTPAGSPIELATVVDEAAREARIEVRDHGDGVPPQIREKIFQRFWRADTSRTRETGGSGLGLAIVSAIVAAHRGRVDVVETEGGGATFRVILPLLPSAENPATSTPSVPPAPAS; translated from the coding sequence GTGCGGCCAGTGCACGACTACGTGTCGGACAAGTGGAACAACGTCTCCCTGCGCACCAAGATCACGAGCGTCACGGTGCTCCTGCTCCTGCTGGGCCTCCTCGTCTCGGGCGCCGGCACCATGTACCTGCTGCGGCAGCAGATGGTGAGCCAGCTCGACGCGCAGCTCCGGGTCACCATCACGCAGCTCCCGAAGGTGCTCAACACCGACGCGACGATGCCGGACACCTTCACGCAGGACGACGTGGCCACCGCGGATCCCGCCTGGTTCGTCGTGCTGCTCGACGCCCAGGGCGACGTCCTCGCCGACAACTGGACGGGCGACTCCGCCGAGCACCCGCGCGTCTTCGGCCTCGACCTGGCGCGCGCCTCCCAGATCAACAACGAGATCGTCGTCTTCTCGGACAACTCCGGCAAGAAGGCGTGGCACGGCATCGTCCGGGTGTCGCAGAACGCCTCGCCGGACGCCATGGAGTACTCGACCCTCGTCGTCGCCCGGCCGCTCGAGCAGGTCGACGACCTCGTCGCCACGTACATCGTGATCTTCGCGAGCTTCGGCCTCGCCGTGGTCGTCCTCGGCGCCGCGGTGACCCGCATGCTGGTGACCAGCACGTTCGGCCCCCTGCGCGAGGTCGAGCGCACCGCGGCCGCGATCGCGGGCGGCGACTTCAGCCAGCGCCTCGGAGGCGCCACCCCGAACACCGAGGTCGGTCGCCTGAACCGCTCCCTCAACATGATGCTCAGCCGGATCGACCGCGCCTTCGCCGACCGCGCCAAGACCATCGACCAGATGCGGCGCTTCGTCGGCGACGCCAGCCACGAGCTCCGCACGCCCCTCGTCTCGGTGCGCGGCTACGCCGAGCTGTACCGGATGGGGGCGCTGCAGACGCCCGAGGACGTCTCGCAGGCCATGGAGCGCATCGAGAAGGAGGCCATCCGCATGGGCGGGCTCGTGGAGGACCTCCTGGAGCTCGCGCGGCTCGACGAGACGAAGCCACTGCAGCTCGCGCCGGTGGACCTCTACCCCATCGCCCGCGACGCCGCCCTCGACGCGATGGCCTCCTCCCAGACCCGCACCGTCACGGCGCTGCCGCCCGTCCTTGTGAACCCGGTCGGCCCGATGCTCGACGCCGACGGCCTCGAGTCCACCCAGGACCTGTCGCCGGAGGCGCCGCGCGGCTCTGGGACGACGGCGGGCAACGACGCGACCGGCCCCATCGCCTTCGCCGGCGCCACGCTCTCCCGGTTCCGTGCCCGCCGCTCGCGCCGCCCCGGAGAGACCTCGACGGATGCCCTCTCCCCCGCCCGCCCCGGCGATGACGACGCGCGCGTCCCCGCCGAGGGCTTCGCCATGGTCCAGGCGGAGGAGAACAAGATCCGGCAGGTGGTGACCAACCTCATCGGCAACGCGGTGCGGTTCACTCCCGCGGGCAGCCCGATCGAGCTGGCCACCGTCGTGGACGAGGCCGCGCGGGAGGCGCGCATCGAGGTGCGCGACCACGGGGACGGCGTGCCCCCGCAGATCCGGGAGAAGATCTTCCAGCGCTTCTGGCGCGCCGACACGTCGCGCACGCGCGAGACCGGCGGCAGCGGGCTCGGCCTCGCCATCGTGTCGGCCATCGTCGCCGCGCACCGCGGACGGGTCGACGTCGTCGAGACGGAGGGCGGCGGGGCGACCTTCCGCGTGATCCTGCCCCTCCTCCCCAGCGCGGAGAACCCCGCGACCTCCACGCCCAGCGTCCCGCCGGCCCCCGCATCCTGA
- a CDS encoding LytR C-terminal domain-containing protein, which translates to MLSHAPDRFDEVPGDLSRVGAHRAPRPRHHRLRAFAWAALATGLLVGLGVVGLFVIDDRVSFTDIIPSGGSSEEAAPTEEPTVAPTTVPGMVVTVLNGTRTSGLSARAATMLQSSGWAIGSRLNASSTDIATTTVYYYDAADEGAARGLVAQLGVGEVAQSDQFRPAAGVPAAQASKLTAVLGADYAAKR; encoded by the coding sequence ATGCTCTCCCACGCTCCCGACCGCTTCGACGAGGTCCCCGGCGACCTGAGCCGCGTCGGCGCGCATCGCGCGCCCCGACCGCGCCACCACCGCCTCCGCGCCTTCGCCTGGGCGGCGCTCGCGACCGGCCTGCTCGTGGGCCTCGGTGTCGTCGGGCTCTTCGTCATCGACGACCGCGTCTCGTTCACCGACATCATCCCGAGCGGGGGATCCTCCGAGGAGGCGGCGCCCACGGAGGAGCCGACCGTCGCTCCCACCACCGTCCCCGGCATGGTCGTGACGGTCCTCAACGGCACGAGGACCTCGGGTCTGTCCGCCCGCGCGGCCACCATGCTCCAGTCGAGCGGCTGGGCGATCGGATCGCGCTTGAACGCCAGCTCCACCGACATCGCCACCACGACCGTCTACTACTACGACGCCGCGGACGAGGGCGCCGCTCGCGGCCTCGTCGCGCAGCTGGGCGTGGGCGAGGTCGCCCAGTCCGACCAGTTCCGACCGGCGGCGGGCGTGCCGGCCGCCCAGGCGTCGAAGCTCACGGCCGTGCTCGGCGCGGACTACGCAGCCAAGCGCTGA
- the msrB gene encoding peptide-methionine (R)-S-oxide reductase MsrB, producing MAYEIEKTDDEWRQELSPEEYAVLRQQATERPWTGELLDEERTGVYGCKACGAELFTSDTKFDSHCGWPSFYAPKESDAVKLYTDTSLGMKRVEVVCARCGSHLGHVFDDAPQTPTGDRFCMNSVSMSFRTAE from the coding sequence ATGGCCTACGAGATCGAGAAGACCGACGACGAGTGGCGCCAGGAGCTCTCCCCGGAGGAGTACGCGGTGCTGCGCCAGCAGGCCACCGAGCGCCCCTGGACCGGTGAGCTGCTGGACGAGGAGCGCACCGGCGTCTACGGCTGCAAGGCCTGCGGCGCCGAGCTCTTCACGAGCGACACCAAGTTCGACTCCCACTGCGGGTGGCCGAGCTTCTACGCGCCGAAGGAGAGCGACGCCGTCAAGCTGTACACCGACACGAGCCTCGGCATGAAGCGCGTCGAGGTCGTCTGCGCCCGCTGCGGATCGCACCTCGGGCATGTCTTCGACGACGCGCCGCAGACGCCCACCGGCGACCGGTTCTGCATGAACTCGGTCTCCATGTCGTTCCGCACCGCGGAGTGA
- the groL gene encoding chaperonin GroEL (60 kDa chaperone family; promotes refolding of misfolded polypeptides especially under stressful conditions; forms two stacked rings of heptamers to form a barrel-shaped 14mer; ends can be capped by GroES; misfolded proteins enter the barrel where they are refolded when GroES binds), producing the protein MAKIIAFDEEARRGLERGLNILADAVRVTLGPRGRNVVLEKKWGAPTITNDGVSIAKEIELDDPFEKIGAELVKEVAKKTDDVAGDGTTTATVLAQALVREGLRNVAAGADPISLKRGIEKAVAAVTEELKAAAKEIETKEEIAATASISAGDSTIGAIIAEAIDKVGKEGVVTVEESNTFGTELELTEGMRFDKGYLSQYFVTDPERQEAVFEDAYILIVNSKISNIKDLLPIVDKVIQSGKQLLIIAEDVDGEALATLVVNKIRGIFKSVAVKAPGFGDRRKAQLQDIAILTGGQVIAEEVGLKLENVTLDLLGTARKVVITKDETTIVEGGGDATEIAARVQQIRNEIGNTDSDYDREKLQERLAKLAGGVAVIKAGAATEVELKERKHRIEDAVRNAKAAVEEGIVAGGGVALIQAGKLAFEKLQLEGDEATGANIVRVAVDAPLKQIALNAGLEPGVVAERVRNLPSGHGLNAATGEYVDMLAAGINDPVKVTRSALLNAASIAGLFLTTEAVVADKPEKNPAPAGDPTGGMDF; encoded by the coding sequence ATGGCTAAAATCATCGCTTTTGACGAAGAAGCCCGCCGCGGCCTCGAGCGCGGCCTGAACATCCTGGCCGACGCGGTCCGCGTGACCCTCGGCCCGCGTGGCCGCAACGTCGTCCTGGAGAAGAAGTGGGGCGCCCCCACCATCACGAACGACGGCGTGTCGATTGCCAAAGAGATCGAGCTCGACGACCCGTTCGAGAAGATCGGCGCGGAGCTCGTCAAGGAGGTCGCCAAGAAGACCGACGACGTCGCCGGTGACGGCACGACCACCGCGACCGTCCTCGCGCAGGCCCTGGTCCGCGAGGGCCTCCGCAACGTCGCCGCGGGCGCCGACCCCATCAGCCTCAAGCGCGGCATCGAGAAGGCCGTCGCGGCCGTCACGGAGGAGCTCAAGGCCGCCGCGAAGGAGATCGAGACGAAGGAGGAGATCGCCGCCACCGCGTCCATCTCCGCCGGCGACTCCACCATCGGCGCCATCATCGCCGAGGCGATCGACAAGGTCGGCAAGGAGGGCGTGGTCACCGTCGAGGAGTCCAACACCTTCGGCACCGAGCTCGAGCTCACCGAGGGCATGCGCTTCGACAAGGGCTACCTGTCGCAGTACTTCGTCACCGACCCGGAGCGCCAGGAGGCCGTGTTCGAGGACGCGTACATCCTGATCGTCAACTCGAAGATCTCGAACATTAAGGATCTGCTGCCGATCGTCGACAAGGTCATCCAGTCGGGCAAGCAGCTCCTCATCATCGCCGAGGACGTCGACGGCGAGGCCCTGGCCACGCTCGTCGTCAACAAGATCCGCGGCATCTTCAAGTCGGTCGCCGTCAAGGCCCCCGGCTTCGGCGACCGTCGCAAGGCGCAGCTGCAGGACATCGCCATCCTCACCGGTGGCCAGGTCATCGCCGAGGAGGTCGGCCTCAAGCTCGAGAACGTCACCCTCGACCTGCTCGGCACGGCCCGCAAGGTCGTCATCACCAAGGACGAGACCACGATCGTCGAGGGTGGCGGCGACGCCACCGAGATCGCGGCCCGCGTGCAGCAGATCCGCAACGAGATCGGCAACACGGACAGCGACTACGACCGCGAGAAGCTCCAGGAGCGCCTCGCGAAGCTGGCCGGCGGCGTGGCCGTCATCAAGGCCGGCGCCGCGACCGAGGTGGAGCTCAAGGAGCGCAAGCACCGCATCGAGGACGCCGTCCGCAACGCGAAGGCCGCCGTCGAGGAGGGCATCGTCGCCGGTGGTGGCGTCGCCCTCATCCAGGCCGGCAAGCTCGCGTTCGAGAAGCTGCAGCTCGAGGGCGACGAGGCGACGGGCGCGAACATCGTCCGCGTCGCGGTCGACGCTCCGCTCAAGCAGATCGCCCTCAACGCGGGCCTCGAGCCGGGCGTCGTGGCCGAGCGCGTCCGCAACCTCCCCTCGGGTCACGGCCTCAACGCCGCCACGGGTGAGTACGTCGACATGCTCGCCGCGGGGATCAACGACCCGGTGAAGGTCACGCGCTCGGCTCTGCTGAACGCCGCCTCCATCGCGGGTCTGTTCCTCACGACCGAGGCCGTCGTCGCCGACAAGCCCGAGAAGAACCCGGCCCCGGCCGGCGACCCCACGGGTGGCATGGACTTCTAG
- a CDS encoding DUF3263 domain-containing protein, with translation MDQRETSPATAPTTGPHPAVELDARDRAVLDFERDWTRHAGAKEEAIRHTFGLSATRYYQLLGSLLETRQALAYDPLLVGRLLRLRETRAAARAARALPTGLPHRPTAR, from the coding sequence GTGGACCAGCGCGAGACCAGCCCCGCCACCGCTCCGACGACCGGGCCGCATCCCGCCGTCGAGCTCGACGCGCGCGACCGCGCCGTCCTCGACTTCGAGCGGGACTGGACGCGGCATGCCGGGGCGAAGGAGGAGGCCATCCGCCACACCTTCGGCCTCTCCGCCACGCGCTACTACCAGCTGCTCGGTTCGCTGCTCGAGACGCGCCAGGCCCTCGCCTACGACCCGCTGCTCGTGGGGCGCCTCCTGCGCCTCCGCGAGACGCGCGCCGCCGCGCGCGCGGCCCGCGCCCTGCCCACCGGTCTCCCGCATCGACCGACCGCACGCTGA
- the rlmB gene encoding 23S rRNA (guanosine(2251)-2'-O)-methyltransferase RlmB, whose translation MANKPSRSGAVRKTKKGPLKGSGGQGRQALEGKKPTPKAEDRPYHPAGKRKLAKDRYEAASAGANRGRDERAERSAAPRSAAPRARATDRPAGADAPRARRAKQQDESEVVTGRNSVVEALRAKIPATALYIASRIEYDDRVKEVLSLATGRGIPVLEVMRPELDRIAGHDAVHQGLALKVPPYEYADAIELLDKTISRGQVPLMVALDGITDPRNLGAIIRSVAAFGGHGVIVPQRRSVGLTASAWKTSAGAAARTPVAMASNLTQTLKALKQRGVFVVGLDGGGDMSLHEFTLADRPIVVVVGSEGKGLSRLVTETCDTIVSIPIGASTESLNAGIAASVTLYEIGKLRAAARRK comes from the coding sequence ATGGCGAATAAGCCCAGCCGCTCAGGCGCGGTACGGAAGACCAAGAAGGGCCCGCTCAAGGGATCCGGAGGGCAGGGCAGGCAGGCCCTCGAGGGCAAGAAGCCCACGCCCAAGGCCGAGGACCGGCCGTACCACCCCGCAGGCAAGCGCAAGCTCGCGAAGGACCGGTACGAGGCGGCGTCCGCGGGTGCCAACCGCGGCCGTGACGAGCGCGCCGAGCGCTCGGCCGCACCCCGATCCGCGGCGCCCCGCGCCCGCGCGACTGACCGCCCCGCCGGCGCCGACGCCCCGCGCGCCCGCCGCGCGAAGCAGCAGGACGAGTCCGAGGTCGTCACCGGCCGCAACTCGGTGGTCGAGGCGCTCCGGGCCAAGATCCCCGCGACCGCGCTCTACATCGCGTCGCGCATCGAGTACGACGACCGCGTCAAGGAGGTGCTGTCGCTCGCCACCGGGCGCGGGATCCCCGTGCTCGAGGTCATGCGCCCCGAGCTCGACCGCATCGCCGGCCACGACGCCGTGCACCAGGGCCTCGCGCTCAAGGTGCCGCCGTACGAGTACGCGGACGCGATCGAGCTGCTCGACAAGACCATCTCGCGCGGCCAGGTGCCGCTCATGGTCGCGCTCGACGGCATCACCGACCCGCGCAACCTCGGGGCGATCATCCGCTCGGTCGCCGCGTTCGGCGGCCACGGCGTGATCGTGCCGCAGCGCCGCTCGGTCGGCCTCACCGCCAGCGCGTGGAAGACGTCGGCCGGCGCCGCAGCGCGCACGCCCGTCGCCATGGCGTCGAACCTCACGCAGACGCTCAAGGCGCTCAAGCAGCGCGGCGTCTTCGTGGTCGGCCTCGACGGCGGCGGCGACATGTCGCTGCACGAGTTCACGCTCGCCGACCGGCCGATCGTGGTCGTCGTCGGATCCGAGGGCAAGGGCCTGTCTCGCCTCGTCACCGAGACCTGCGACACCATCGTCTCCATCCCGATCGGCGCATCCACCGAGTCGCTCAACGCCGGCATCGCCGCGAGCGTCACGCTCTACGAGATCGGCAAGCTGCGGGCCGCCGCGCGCCGGAAGTAG
- a CDS encoding cold-shock protein — MANGTVKWFNGEKGFGFITVDAVEGGPAQQDVFVHYSAIEMSGYKVLEEGQRVAFEIGQGSKGLQAENVTLA; from the coding sequence ATGGCCAACGGCACCGTGAAGTGGTTCAACGGGGAGAAGGGGTTCGGGTTCATCACCGTGGACGCCGTCGAGGGCGGTCCTGCCCAGCAGGACGTCTTCGTCCACTACTCGGCGATCGAGATGTCCGGCTACAAGGTCCTGGAGGAGGGGCAGCGCGTCGCCTTCGAGATCGGGCAGGGCTCCAAGGGCCTGCAGGCGGAGAACGTCACGCTGGCCTAG
- a CDS encoding ABC transporter ATP-binding protein, with amino-acid sequence MASVTFDKATRLYPGSTRPAVDQIDLEVADGEFLVLVGPSGCGKSTTLRMLAGLEEVNDGNIFIGDRNVTDVPPKDRDIAMVFQNYALYPHMTVAENMGFALKIAGVGKDERATRVLEAAKLLDLEPYLSRKPKALSGGQRQRVAMGRAIVRQPQVFLMDEPLSNLDAKLRVQTRTQIASLQRRLGVTTVYVTHDQTEALTMGDRIAVLKDGVLQQVGTPRDLYEKPQNVFVAGFIGSPAMNLFTANVVDGGVQFGTAVVPVERDVLTNATGGAVTIGVGPEDVVVSTSQGQGLSVTVDLVEELGADGYLYGHTDIEGKRTDLVARVDGRLHPNAGDTVFITPQPGHLHAFDAESGLRLNAPVAAG; translated from the coding sequence ATGGCATCAGTAACTTTCGACAAGGCCACGCGCCTCTACCCGGGCTCGACGCGCCCCGCGGTCGACCAGATCGACCTGGAGGTCGCCGACGGCGAGTTCCTCGTCCTCGTCGGCCCCTCCGGCTGCGGCAAGTCGACCACCCTCCGCATGCTCGCGGGCCTCGAGGAGGTCAACGACGGCAACATCTTCATCGGCGACCGCAACGTCACGGACGTCCCGCCGAAGGACCGCGACATCGCGATGGTCTTCCAGAACTACGCGTTGTACCCGCACATGACGGTGGCCGAGAACATGGGCTTCGCGCTCAAGATCGCCGGCGTCGGCAAGGACGAGCGCGCCACCCGCGTCCTCGAGGCAGCCAAGCTGCTCGACCTCGAGCCGTACCTCAGCCGCAAGCCGAAGGCCCTCTCCGGCGGCCAGCGCCAGCGCGTCGCCATGGGCCGCGCCATCGTGCGCCAGCCCCAGGTGTTCCTCATGGACGAGCCGCTGTCGAACCTCGACGCCAAGCTCCGCGTCCAGACCCGCACGCAAATCGCGTCGCTCCAGCGCCGCCTCGGCGTCACCACGGTCTACGTCACGCACGACCAGACCGAGGCGCTCACCATGGGCGACCGCATCGCGGTCCTCAAGGACGGCGTCCTCCAGCAGGTCGGCACGCCGCGCGACCTGTACGAGAAGCCGCAGAACGTCTTCGTCGCCGGCTTCATCGGCTCGCCCGCGATGAACCTCTTCACGGCGAACGTTGTCGACGGCGGCGTGCAGTTCGGCACCGCCGTGGTGCCGGTCGAGCGCGACGTCCTCACCAACGCCACCGGCGGAGCGGTCACCATCGGCGTGGGTCCCGAGGACGTCGTCGTCAGCACCTCGCAGGGCCAGGGCCTCTCGGTCACGGTCGACCTCGTCGAGGAGCTCGGCGCGGACGGCTACCTCTACGGCCACACCGACATCGAGGGCAAGCGCACCGACCTCGTCGCGCGCGTCGACGGCCGCCTGCACCCGAACGCCGGCGACACCGTCTTCATCACGCCGCAGCCCGGCCACCTCCACGCCTTCGACGCCGAGAGCGGCCTCCGCCTCAACGCGCCGGTCGCCGCGGGCTGA
- a CDS encoding DUF4032 domain-containing protein, translated as MAGSLNITAATVDPALLDLPWQLPLDEWPSSAIATLPKGISRHLVRFANLSGYVIAIKETTDEMARGEYDMLRTLQRLEIPCVEPVAVIMNRTDEDGDPLKSVLVTRHLKFSLPYRALFSQQLRPDTATRLVDALAVLLVRLHMIGFFWGDVSLSNTLFRRDAGAFAAYLVDAETGKLFNGGLSNGQRENDLEIARVNIAGELMDLEAGGRIEEGLDPLETSTRIVAQYRTLWKELTGREEFPTSERWRINERVDRLNDLGFDIEELAIRTTAEGSQVRIQPKVVDAGHHQRRLLRLTGVDAQENQARRLLNDLDSYTAAADKQDLDEEMVAHEWLARVFEPVVRAIPRDLRGKLEPAEVFHQLLEHRWYMSQKTNRDIPLAEAVTAYVQDILRHRRDEATVIDPPTESIGVIEDESEVPITEAEAAEDWRTKV; from the coding sequence ATGGCCGGATCCCTGAACATCACCGCGGCGACGGTCGACCCCGCGCTCCTCGACCTGCCCTGGCAGCTGCCGCTCGACGAGTGGCCGTCCTCGGCCATCGCGACCCTCCCCAAGGGCATCTCCCGCCACCTCGTGCGCTTCGCGAACCTCTCCGGCTACGTCATCGCCATCAAGGAGACGACGGACGAGATGGCCCGCGGCGAGTACGACATGCTGCGGACGCTGCAGCGGCTCGAGATCCCCTGCGTCGAGCCCGTCGCCGTGATCATGAACCGCACCGACGAGGACGGCGACCCGCTCAAGTCGGTGCTCGTCACCCGGCACCTCAAGTTCTCGCTCCCCTACCGGGCGCTCTTCTCGCAGCAGCTGCGGCCGGACACGGCGACGCGCCTCGTCGACGCCCTGGCCGTCCTGCTCGTGCGGCTCCACATGATCGGCTTCTTCTGGGGTGACGTCTCGCTCTCGAACACGCTCTTCCGCCGGGACGCGGGCGCGTTCGCCGCCTACCTCGTGGACGCGGAGACCGGCAAGCTCTTCAACGGCGGCCTCTCCAACGGCCAGCGCGAGAACGACCTCGAGATCGCCCGTGTCAACATCGCCGGCGAGCTCATGGACCTCGAGGCCGGCGGGCGCATCGAGGAGGGCCTCGACCCGCTCGAGACGAGCACGCGGATCGTCGCGCAGTACCGCACGCTCTGGAAGGAGCTCACCGGCCGCGAGGAGTTCCCCACCTCGGAGCGCTGGCGCATCAACGAGCGCGTCGACCGCCTCAACGACCTCGGCTTCGACATCGAGGAGCTCGCGATCCGGACGACCGCGGAGGGCTCGCAGGTGCGGATCCAGCCCAAGGTCGTCGACGCCGGGCACCACCAGCGCCGACTTCTGCGCCTCACGGGCGTGGACGCGCAGGAGAACCAGGCGCGTCGGCTGCTGAACGACCTCGACTCGTACACCGCGGCGGCCGACAAGCAGGACCTCGACGAGGAGATGGTCGCGCACGAGTGGCTGGCGCGCGTGTTCGAGCCCGTAGTGCGGGCAATCCCCCGGGACCTCCGCGGCAAGCTCGAGCCGGCCGAGGTGTTCCACCAGCTGCTCGAGCACCGCTGGTACATGTCGCAGAAGACGAACCGCGACATCCCGCTCGCCGAGGCCGTGACCGCGTACGTGCAGGACATCCTCCGGCACCGCCGCGACGAGGCGACGGTCATCGACCCGCCGACCGAGTCGATCGGCGTGATCGAGGACGAGTCGGAGGTGCCGATCACCGAGGCCGAGGCCGCGGAGGACTGGCGCACCAAGGTCTGA
- a CDS encoding nitroreductase family protein codes for MPRHRAGGTADPSEPGTHARERPVLEALRGRRSRSSVGAASPTHEELVPLVAATSRLADHGALRPWRIIEIRGGARDRLGAAMDEAAGDPGSGKHRKKTHRASLLVAVVVCRTPSRKVPEWEQEAVAAGVAHALTLLLEEQGWGVFWRTGSLTRSEPVRRMHGLRDGEDLLGWLYVGDAVADDKGPRPTVDGERMITVLE; via the coding sequence GTGCCGCGGCATCGGGCGGGCGGTACCGCCGACCCGTCCGAGCCCGGCACACACGCGCGCGAGCGACCCGTGCTGGAGGCGCTCCGCGGTCGGCGCTCGCGTTCGTCCGTGGGCGCCGCGTCTCCGACGCACGAGGAGCTCGTCCCGCTCGTCGCAGCGACCTCGCGGCTGGCGGACCACGGCGCGCTCCGGCCATGGCGGATCATCGAGATCCGCGGAGGAGCACGTGATCGCCTCGGCGCGGCGATGGACGAGGCCGCGGGCGATCCCGGATCGGGCAAGCACCGCAAGAAGACCCATCGCGCGAGCCTCCTCGTCGCCGTCGTGGTGTGCCGCACCCCGAGCCGCAAGGTGCCGGAGTGGGAGCAGGAGGCGGTCGCCGCCGGTGTCGCGCACGCCCTCACACTCCTGCTCGAGGAGCAGGGCTGGGGCGTGTTCTGGCGCACCGGCAGCCTGACGCGCAGCGAACCCGTGCGACGGATGCACGGCCTGCGCGACGGCGAGGACCTGCTCGGCTGGCTCTACGTCGGCGATGCGGTCGCCGACGACAAGGGACCCCGTCCGACCGTGGACGGCGAGCGGATGATCACCGTCCTCGAGTGA
- a CDS encoding WXG100 family type VII secretion target, which produces MTRYQVDSEAVLSATAAVQGSIGRIQAEVAGLHGQLAELQGSWSGSAATAFQGVVAEWKGTQQRVEEALASINQALSAAARQYAEVEEGNARMFAH; this is translated from the coding sequence ATGACGAGGTACCAGGTGGACAGCGAGGCCGTCCTGTCGGCCACCGCGGCCGTCCAGGGCAGCATCGGCCGCATCCAGGCGGAGGTGGCGGGCCTGCACGGCCAGCTCGCCGAGCTGCAGGGGTCGTGGTCCGGCAGCGCGGCGACGGCGTTCCAGGGCGTGGTCGCCGAGTGGAAGGGCACGCAGCAGCGCGTCGAGGAGGCGCTGGCGAGCATCAACCAGGCGTTGAGCGCCGCCGCCCGTCAGTACGCGGAGGTGGAGGAGGGCAACGCCCGCATGTTCGCGCACTAG